Proteins encoded within one genomic window of Ranitomeya variabilis isolate aRanVar5 chromosome 4, aRanVar5.hap1, whole genome shotgun sequence:
- the LOC143766452 gene encoding uncharacterized protein LOC143766452 isoform X2 → MDMDRNKMVERIILLTLEILFRLTGEDYTVVKKTSSERCQDPVSEGWGKLLNPITGPPPHPLMHEDINDEKILELTYKMFELLTGEVPIRCQDVAVYFSMEEWEYLKEHRDLYKNVIMEVPQPLTSPDLSSERTREGRCPHPLLPQDCKQEDPNVPQDHQDKDLTHINTTETYVRSDKRCKEEIPTYDYSDDCTWRSEGQLTSSIFKSDDLEILQDTTEVNAITPDIPSSIHSKDLPFDPMKQVPSSDSLPTTKENQIHNRGIKKQTSSKANKSLSCSECGKYFTQKSHFVNHQRTHTGEKPFTCSKCEKCFNLKSRLVCHQRIHTEEKPFSCSECGKCFNLNSNLVRHQRTHTEEKPFSCSECGKCFKQKSELVKHQRIHTGEKPFSCSECEKCFKQKSELVKHQRIHTGEKPFSCSECGKYFAHKSNFVIHQMTHTGEKPFSCSECGKCFNIKSRLVRHQKTHTGEKPFSCSECGKCFTWKSVLDRHQRTHTREKPFSCSECEKCFDRKTHLVRHQSIHTGEKPFSFS, encoded by the exons atggatatggacagaaacaagatggtggagaggataatactcctcaccctagagatcctcttccggcttactggagag gattacacagtagtgaagaagacctctagtgagcgctgtcaggaccctgtgtctgagggatggggaaaacTCCTGAACCCAATCACGGGACCTCCACCTCACCCGCTGatgcatgaggacatcaatgacgagaagatcctagaactcacctacaagatgtttGAGCtgttgactggagag gttcctataaggtgtcaggatgtcgccgtctatttctccatggaggagtgggagtatttaaaagaacacagagatctgtacaagaacgtcataatggaagttcctcagcccctcacatcaccag atctatccagtgagaggacaagagaggggagatgtccccatcctcttcttccacaggactgtaaacaagaagatcccaatgttcctcaggatcatcag GacaaagatctgacccatattaatactacagagacatatgtgaggagtgataagcggtgtaaagaggagattcccacatatgactactCAG atgactgtacctggagatcagagggacagctgacatcttcaatttttaaatcggatgatcttgagatcctacaagatacaactgaagtgaatgctattactccagatataccatcttccattcacagcaaagatctgccatttgatcctatgaaacaggtcccatcttctgattcattaccgactacaaaggaaaaccaaattcacaacagaggcattaaaaaacaaacttctTCTAAAGCAAATAAGTCAttgtcatgttcagaatgtgggaaatactttacacagaaatcacattttgttaaccaccagaggactcacacaggggagaagccttttacctgttcaaaatgtgagaaatgttttaatctTAAATCACGTTTGGTttgtcaccagagaattcacacagaggagaagcctttttcatgttcagaatgtggaaaatgttttaatcttAATTCAAActtggttaggcaccagagaactcacacagaggagaagcctttttcatgttcagaatgtgggaaatgttttaaacagaaatcagagcttgttaagcaccagagaattcacacaggggagaagcctttttcctgttcagaatgtgagaaatgttttaaacagaaatcagagcttgttaagcaccagagaattcacacaggggagaagcctttttcatgttcagaatgtgggaaatattttgcacATAAATCAAATTTTGTTATCCACCAGatgactcacacaggggagaagcctttttcctgttcagagtgtgggaaatgttttaatattAAATCACGTTTGGTTAggcaccagaaaactcacacaggggagaagcctttttcctgttcagaatgtgggaaatgttttacctggaAATCGGTTCTTGAtcgccaccagagaacccacacacgggagaagcctttttcctgttcagaatgtgagaaatgt
- the LOC143766452 gene encoding uncharacterized protein LOC143766452 isoform X1: MDMDRNKMVERIILLTLEILFRLTGEDYTVVKKTSSERCQDPVSEGWGKLLNPITGPPPHPLMHEDINDEKILELTYKMFELLTGEVPIRCQDVAVYFSMEEWEYLKEHRDLYKNVIMEVPQPLTSPDLSSERTREGRCPHPLLPQDCKQEDPNVPQDHQDKDLTHINTTETYVRSDKRCKEEIPTYDYSADDCTWRSEGQLTSSIFKSDDLEILQDTTEVNAITPDIPSSIHSKDLPFDPMKQVPSSDSLPTTKENQIHNRGIKKQTSSKANKSLSCSECGKYFTQKSHFVNHQRTHTGEKPFTCSKCEKCFNLKSRLVCHQRIHTEEKPFSCSECGKCFNLNSNLVRHQRTHTEEKPFSCSECGKCFKQKSELVKHQRIHTGEKPFSCSECEKCFKQKSELVKHQRIHTGEKPFSCSECGKYFAHKSNFVIHQMTHTGEKPFSCSECGKCFNIKSRLVRHQKTHTGEKPFSCSECGKCFTWKSVLDRHQRTHTREKPFSCSECEKCFDRKTHLVRHQSIHTGEKPFSFS; encoded by the exons atggatatggacagaaacaagatggtggagaggataatactcctcaccctagagatcctcttccggcttactggagag gattacacagtagtgaagaagacctctagtgagcgctgtcaggaccctgtgtctgagggatggggaaaacTCCTGAACCCAATCACGGGACCTCCACCTCACCCGCTGatgcatgaggacatcaatgacgagaagatcctagaactcacctacaagatgtttGAGCtgttgactggagag gttcctataaggtgtcaggatgtcgccgtctatttctccatggaggagtgggagtatttaaaagaacacagagatctgtacaagaacgtcataatggaagttcctcagcccctcacatcaccag atctatccagtgagaggacaagagaggggagatgtccccatcctcttcttccacaggactgtaaacaagaagatcccaatgttcctcaggatcatcag GacaaagatctgacccatattaatactacagagacatatgtgaggagtgataagcggtgtaaagaggagattcccacatatgactactCAG cagatgactgtacctggagatcagagggacagctgacatcttcaatttttaaatcggatgatcttgagatcctacaagatacaactgaagtgaatgctattactccagatataccatcttccattcacagcaaagatctgccatttgatcctatgaaacaggtcccatcttctgattcattaccgactacaaaggaaaaccaaattcacaacagaggcattaaaaaacaaacttctTCTAAAGCAAATAAGTCAttgtcatgttcagaatgtgggaaatactttacacagaaatcacattttgttaaccaccagaggactcacacaggggagaagccttttacctgttcaaaatgtgagaaatgttttaatctTAAATCACGTTTGGTttgtcaccagagaattcacacagaggagaagcctttttcatgttcagaatgtggaaaatgttttaatcttAATTCAAActtggttaggcaccagagaactcacacagaggagaagcctttttcatgttcagaatgtgggaaatgttttaaacagaaatcagagcttgttaagcaccagagaattcacacaggggagaagcctttttcctgttcagaatgtgagaaatgttttaaacagaaatcagagcttgttaagcaccagagaattcacacaggggagaagcctttttcatgttcagaatgtgggaaatattttgcacATAAATCAAATTTTGTTATCCACCAGatgactcacacaggggagaagcctttttcctgttcagagtgtgggaaatgttttaatattAAATCACGTTTGGTTAggcaccagaaaactcacacaggggagaagcctttttcctgttcagaatgtgggaaatgttttacctggaAATCGGTTCTTGAtcgccaccagagaacccacacacgggagaagcctttttcctgttcagaatgtgagaaatgt